The Cellulomonas sp. S1-8 genome has a window encoding:
- a CDS encoding carbohydrate ABC transporter permease, with protein sequence MSTGSPQSPQIDAGVALVPFARPPARRRRRSRHRPAWEEPATPVGAVVKVVVLACVVLAVLFPLWTVVLTSLSTQAETIRAGGLVTVPGELTLNAYRQILSGGIVTRAALVSSGITAVGTVLSTIVSVLAAYGLSRPSSLWHRPILFVFLITMFFGAGLIPTYLLVSELGLIDSYWALILPGAVSAFNVLILRNFFMHLEPAILDAARVDGAGDWRILGRIVLPMSRAVVAVVALFYGVGYWNAFFNAILYINDNAKWPLQLVLRSYVLQGVTLPGSGVGQVDVATGAVTGLPVKMAVMVLAIVPILIVYPFVQRHFTKGVIFGAIKG encoded by the coding sequence ATGAGCACCGGATCTCCTCAGAGCCCGCAGATCGACGCCGGGGTGGCGCTCGTGCCATTCGCCCGGCCACCCGCGCGTCGCCGTCGGCGCTCGCGCCACCGCCCCGCGTGGGAGGAGCCGGCGACGCCCGTCGGTGCCGTCGTGAAGGTCGTCGTCCTGGCGTGCGTCGTGCTCGCGGTGCTGTTCCCGCTGTGGACGGTGGTCCTGACGAGCCTGTCGACGCAGGCCGAGACGATCCGCGCGGGCGGCCTCGTGACGGTCCCGGGTGAGCTGACGCTCAACGCCTACCGGCAGATCCTGTCGGGCGGCATCGTCACGCGGGCCGCGCTCGTCAGCTCGGGGATCACGGCGGTCGGTACCGTGCTCTCGACCATCGTGTCGGTGCTCGCGGCGTACGGGCTGTCGCGCCCGTCGTCCCTGTGGCACCGCCCGATCCTGTTCGTCTTCCTCATCACGATGTTCTTCGGTGCGGGCTTGATCCCGACGTACCTGCTGGTCAGCGAGCTCGGGCTGATCGACTCGTACTGGGCGCTGATCCTGCCCGGGGCGGTCTCGGCGTTCAACGTGCTGATCCTGCGGAACTTCTTCATGCACCTGGAGCCGGCGATCCTGGACGCCGCGCGCGTCGACGGCGCGGGGGACTGGCGCATCCTCGGGCGGATCGTGCTGCCGATGTCCCGCGCGGTCGTCGCGGTCGTCGCCCTGTTCTACGGCGTCGGCTACTGGAACGCGTTCTTCAACGCGATCCTGTACATCAACGACAACGCGAAGTGGCCCCTGCAGCTCGTGCTGCGGTCCTACGTGCTGCAGGGCGTGACCCTGCCGGGGTCGGGCGTCGGCCAGGTCGACGTCGCGACCGGTGCGGTCACCGGTCTGCCGGTGAAGATGGCGGTCATGGTGCTGGCGATCGTGCCGATCCTGATCGTCTACCCGTTCGTGCAGCGGCACTTCACCAAGGGCGTCATCTTCGGCGCGATCAAGGGCTGA
- a CDS encoding LacI family DNA-binding transcriptional regulator yields the protein MAITIDDVARAAGVSTSTVSYVLSGKRPISAPTRQRVERAIRDLGYRPHAGARALASSRTNVLALMAPLRVDVDVSVIMQFVTGVVTAARTFDHDVLLLTADEIAGMERVASGSMVDALVMMDIEADDPRVPVLASLSQPAVLIGLPRDPEGLSCVDLDFDAAGQLAVRHLARLGHRKIALIGSPRAVLERHTSYAQRMMDGFRRGTADAGIEGVIEPCESSMVGAVAAVDRVLDRLPDVTGLVVHNEVALPWVIATLRDRGRHVPDDVSVVAVCPPDVAAGQPLPLTNVDIPAHTIGKVAVEMAMARVERDEPAETRLLAPVLVERASTVAPRR from the coding sequence GTGGCGATCACCATCGACGATGTGGCACGGGCGGCAGGGGTGTCGACCTCCACCGTGTCCTACGTGCTGTCCGGCAAGCGGCCGATCTCCGCACCGACCCGCCAGCGGGTCGAGCGCGCCATCCGCGACCTGGGTTACCGACCCCACGCCGGCGCCCGCGCGCTCGCGTCCAGCCGCACCAACGTGCTGGCCCTCATGGCACCGCTGCGCGTCGACGTCGACGTCTCGGTGATCATGCAGTTCGTCACCGGCGTCGTCACCGCCGCCCGCACCTTCGACCACGACGTCCTGCTGCTCACGGCCGACGAGATCGCCGGCATGGAGCGCGTCGCGTCCGGCTCGATGGTCGACGCCCTGGTCATGATGGACATCGAGGCCGACGACCCGCGCGTGCCCGTGCTCGCGAGCCTGAGCCAGCCCGCCGTCCTCATCGGCCTGCCGCGCGACCCCGAGGGCCTGTCGTGCGTCGACCTGGACTTCGACGCCGCCGGGCAGCTCGCCGTCCGGCACCTGGCGCGCCTCGGCCACCGGAAGATCGCCCTCATCGGGTCGCCCCGTGCGGTCCTCGAACGTCACACGTCCTACGCCCAGCGCATGATGGACGGCTTCCGGCGCGGGACGGCGGACGCCGGCATCGAGGGTGTCATCGAGCCCTGCGAGTCCTCGATGGTGGGCGCGGTCGCCGCGGTCGACCGCGTGCTCGACCGGCTGCCCGACGTCACGGGCCTCGTCGTGCACAACGAGGTCGCCCTGCCCTGGGTGATCGCGACCCTGCGCGACCGCGGCCGTCACGTGCCGGACGACGTCTCGGTCGTCGCGGTGTGCCCGCCCGACGTCGCAGCCGGGCAGCCCCTGCCGCTGACGAACGTCGACATCCCCGCCCACACCATCGGCAAGGTCGCCGTCGAGATGGCCATGGCGCGCGTCGAGCGGGACGAGCCCGCCGAGACCCGGCTGCTGGCGCCGGTCCTCGTCGAGCGCGCGAGCACGGTCGCCCCCCGGCGCTGA